A single genomic interval of Arctopsyche grandis isolate Sample6627 chromosome 8, ASM5162203v2, whole genome shotgun sequence harbors:
- the LOC143915614 gene encoding angiotensin-converting enzyme-like: MRHCLQGALGFTSNSHQPLPISPKRNNNSTENLDQSSSCFLLNDNRTVKYNAYEMFVTTGSNLQYTIRLIYILFVDLHIIDHKSQVVKPPRSRCQIGPIRRHHHHHQEVHKDAPRLGDQPEDVLRDISVPSRNKNECYLRGHGTVSNLGEAMQFLRDYDREAAGMCYRVTTAQWKFVTNITDTNRRRMLEELTLGNKLERLSWRKAASFSWKQLSDPSARRQLSKIVLSSRAALPDDKYAEINQLISEMKETFNSAKICPFSHSTPLIGTTESDQNRPYTGYSQTYDTKNTRSSNIYGQDSSYNQYSVHGQYPPQQYDSKEQSYCDMQLDPEISRILAHSRIERELVYVWRSFREKTGPKLKNKFMRYVQLANQAARLNGFTDAGDQMRSQYEEQSFQDNLQEVYNQLQPLYKQLFTYVRRKLVVRYGEQSVRPDGPIPAHLLGNMWAQNWKSISDIVLPFPQTPNLDVSPELLRQGFTPLRMFQLAEEFYASMGLKSMPPEFWRASMLSRPSDRSVQCTASAWDFCNRMDYRIKQCTEITMQDLISTHHEMAHIQYYLQYSDQIHLFRDGANPAFHEAVANAMTLSVYNIPHLQRIGIYNNRTNDNYEVTMNFLLTMALEKIAYLPFAYMVDQWRWQVFQDGVTNMNSRWWELKLRYQGVIPPIPRSEADFDPGSKYHVISDQEYIKYFLATVLEFQIFDNLCSAANHNGPLHECDLHRSREAGRLLSEVLQTGSSRPASEVIRKLTRGRSSRISPESLVKYFKPLELWLRVQNRDEPIIGWNTNYEDMSLFSPYGSRASTLTRHTVACNVILACIVIKLCKFWMV, encoded by the exons atgcggcATTGTTtgcaaggcgcattggggtttacct CAAACAGTCATCAACCACTTCCG ATTTCTCCTAAACGGAATAATAATTCGACTGAAAATCTTGACCAATCCTCTTCCTGTTTCCTGTTGAATGACAATCGAACCGTTAAATACAACGCTTACGAAATGTTCGTTACAACTGGTTCGAATCTTCAATACACCATCCGGTTGATCTACATATTATTTGTTGATCTACACATTAtagat CATAAGTCACAGGTGGTAAAGCCACCGAGGTCGAGGTGCCAAATTGGCCCAATTAGAaggcatcatcatcatcatcaggaAGTCCACAAGGACGCACCACGCTTGGGTGACCAGCCAGAGGACGTCCTGCGTGACATTAGTGTGCCATCGAGAAATAAAAACGAGTGCTACTTACGTGGCCAT GGAACTGTGTCAAATTTGGGAGAAGCAATGCAGTTTCTCCGAGACTACGACAGAGAAGCAGCTGGAATGTGTTACAG AGTGACAACAGCTCAATGGAAGTTTGTAACGAACATCACCGATACTAATCGGAGACGAATGCTCGAAGAGTTAACGCTTGGTAATAAGCTAGAGAGGCTTTCATGGCGCAAAGCAGCGTCCTTCAGCTGGAAGCAGCTTTCAGATCCATCAGCTCGTCGTCAGCTGTCTAAAATTGTCTTATCCTCGAGGGCAGCACTGCCCGATGACAAATATGCCGAG ATCAATCAACTGATATCAGAAATGAAAGAGACGTTTAATTCAGCAAAGATATGTCCGTTTAGTCATAGTACACCACTAATAGGCACAACCGAATCGGACCAAAACAGACCCTACACAGGATATTCTCAAACGTACGATACAAAGAACACGAGAAGTTCAAACATTTACGGTCAGGATTCGAGTTACAATCAGTACAGTGTTCATGGACAGTATCCCCCACAGCAGTACGACAGTAAAGAACAGAGCTATTGTGACATGCAGCTAGATCCAGAAATATCCAGAATTTTGGCTCATTCGAGGATCGAAAGGGAACTAGTATACGTTTGGAGAAGTTTCCGTGAAAAAACGGGACCAAAATTGAAGAATAAGTTTATGAGATACGTTCAGCTCGCCAATCAAGCTGCAAGATTGAACG GTTTCACCGACGCCGGTGATCAGATGAGATCCCAATACGAAGAGCAATCTTTTCAGGACAACCTACAAGAGGTTTACAACCAACTTCAACCCCTATACAAGCAACTGTTTACTTATGTCAGAAGAAAACTCGTTGTTAGATACGGAGAACAAAGTGTACGACCAGATGGTCCTATCCCAGCGCACCTACTCG gTAATATGTGGGCACAAAACTGGAAGTCTATCTCTGATATTGTGCTTCCATTTCCACAGACGCCAAACTTAGATGTGAGTCCGGAGCTATTACGGCAAGGATTTACACCTTTGAG AATGTTTCAACTTGCCGAAGAGTTTTATGCATCAATGGGATTAAAATCAATGCCTCCTGAATTCTGGAGAGCCTCCATGCTCTCCAGACCCTCAGATAGGAGTGTACAATGTACGGCAAGTGCCTGGGATTTTTGCAACAGAATGGATTATAG AATAAAACAATGCACAGAGATAACGATGCAAGATTTGATATCGACTCATCATGAAATGGCACATATTCAATATTACCTTCAATACTCGGATCAGATTCACCTATTCAGAGATGGAGCTAATCCAg CATTTCACGAAGCTGTTGCAAATGCAATGACTTTATCCGTATATAATATACCTCATTTGCAGAGGATTGGAATTTATAATAATAG aacAAATGATAATTACGAGGTGACGATGAACTTTTTACTTACAATGGCTCTTGAAAAGATAGCTTATTTGCCATTTGCTTACATGGTTGATCAG tGGAGATGGCAGGTGTTTCAAGATGGCGTCACTAATATGAATTCAAGATGGTGGGAGCTTAAATTGAGATATCAG GGAGTCATTCCTCCTATCCCAAGATCTGAAGCTGATTTTGATCCCGGTTCAAAGTACCACGTCATATCTGATCAG GAATATATCAAGTATTTTTTGGCAACAGTGCTAGAATTTCAAATATTCGACAATTTATGCTCGGCAGCAAACCACAATGGCCCATTGCACGAATGTGACCTACATCGCAGTCGAGAGGCTGGACGTCTCCTCAG CGAGGTGTTGCAAACGGGCTCCTCTCGTCCGGCCTCGGAAGTCATCAGAAAACTAACCAGAGGACGATCGTCAAGAATATCTCCCGAGTCTTTGGTCAAGTACTTCAAGCCCTTAGAGTTGTGGCTGAGGGTTCAGAACAGAGACGAGCCCATCATAGGCTGGAACACCAACTACGAAGACATGAGTCTTTTCTCACCTTATGGCAGCCGAGCCAGCACATTAACCCGACACACTGTAGCATGTAATGTAATCTTAGCGTGTATTGTAatcaaattatgtaaattttggaTGGTGTAG